A window from Mycolicibacterium tokaiense encodes these proteins:
- a CDS encoding serine hydrolase domain-containing protein, giving the protein MKLDGNQTSIRDACDTGLLSGAVTLVWQGGKVLQVNEIGFRDVEARLPMQRDTIFRIASMSKPVTVAAAMALVDEGKLTLRDPVTAWLPEFSAMWVLAQPQGSLEATVPAVRPITVGDLMTHRSGLAYPFSVPGPLAKAYSKLPHRQEQDRWLSELVALPLAHQPGDRLTYSVATDVLGILISRVEGKPLHQVLDERILGPLQMTDTGFFVTPAGRRRAATMYKLDDSNTLTHDVMGPPPIAPPPFCQGGAGLWSTADDYLTFIRMLLGFGEVDGVRVLSEQAVRQMRTDQLTDEQKEQPFLGMPFWVGRGFGLNLSVVTDPSKSTQFYGPGGRGTFSWPGAFGTWWQADPENDLVLMYLIQNLPNLNFDAAAIGGNTSQAKLQTAQPRFVRRTYQALEL; this is encoded by the coding sequence GTGAAGCTGGACGGAAATCAGACCTCCATTCGTGACGCCTGCGACACCGGGCTGCTCTCCGGCGCGGTGACGTTGGTGTGGCAGGGCGGAAAAGTCTTGCAGGTCAACGAGATCGGTTTCCGTGACGTGGAGGCCCGGCTGCCGATGCAGCGCGACACCATCTTCCGCATCGCCTCGATGTCCAAACCGGTGACCGTGGCGGCGGCGATGGCGCTGGTGGACGAGGGCAAGCTCACACTGCGCGACCCGGTGACGGCGTGGTTGCCGGAGTTCAGCGCCATGTGGGTGCTGGCCCAGCCGCAGGGCTCCCTGGAGGCCACGGTGCCGGCGGTCCGGCCCATCACCGTGGGCGACCTGATGACGCATCGCAGCGGGCTGGCGTATCCGTTCTCGGTGCCGGGCCCGCTGGCCAAGGCCTACAGCAAGCTGCCGCACCGCCAGGAGCAGGACCGCTGGCTCAGCGAGTTGGTGGCGTTGCCGCTGGCCCATCAGCCCGGCGACCGGCTCACCTACAGCGTGGCCACCGACGTGCTGGGCATCCTGATCTCGCGCGTCGAGGGCAAGCCGCTGCACCAGGTGCTCGACGAGCGCATCCTGGGCCCGCTGCAGATGACCGATACCGGGTTCTTCGTCACGCCGGCCGGGCGGCGCCGCGCGGCCACCATGTACAAACTCGACGACAGCAACACCTTGACCCACGATGTGATGGGCCCGCCGCCCATCGCGCCTCCCCCGTTCTGCCAGGGCGGGGCGGGGCTGTGGTCCACCGCCGACGACTACCTCACCTTCATCCGGATGCTGCTCGGCTTCGGCGAGGTGGACGGGGTGCGGGTGCTTTCGGAGCAGGCGGTGCGGCAGATGCGCACCGACCAGCTGACCGACGAGCAGAAGGAGCAGCCGTTCCTGGGGATGCCGTTCTGGGTGGGCCGTGGCTTCGGGCTGAACCTGTCGGTGGTCACCGATCCGTCGAAGTCCACCCAGTTCTACGGGCCGGGCGGACGGGGCACCTTCAGCTGGCCCGGCGCGTTCGGCACCTGGTGGCAGGCCGACCCGGAGAACGACCTGGTGCTGATGTACCTGATCCAGAACCT
- the pyrR gene encoding bifunctional pyr operon transcriptional regulator/uracil phosphoribosyltransferase PyrR yields MGAPEPDRELLSAADVSRTISRMAHQIIEKTALDGEDSPRVVLLGIPTRGADLAARLAGQITEFSGIAVEYGCLDITLYRDDLMSKPPRPLAETSIPDGGVDGALVVLVDDVLYSGRSVRAALDALRDIGRPRVVQLAVLVDRGHRELPIRADYVGKNVPTSRSENVKVQLVEHDGLDGVRIAPYGGPTR; encoded by the coding sequence ATGGGCGCACCTGAGCCCGACCGGGAGTTGCTGTCGGCGGCTGACGTCAGCCGCACCATCTCCCGGATGGCGCACCAGATCATCGAGAAGACTGCCCTCGACGGCGAGGACAGCCCGCGGGTTGTTCTTCTCGGAATCCCCACCCGTGGCGCGGATCTCGCCGCCCGGCTGGCTGGGCAGATCACCGAGTTCTCCGGCATCGCGGTCGAATACGGCTGCCTGGACATCACGCTCTACCGCGACGACCTGATGTCGAAGCCGCCCCGCCCGCTGGCCGAGACCTCCATTCCCGACGGCGGCGTCGACGGCGCGCTGGTGGTCCTGGTCGACGACGTGCTGTACTCCGGCCGCTCGGTGCGGGCGGCCCTCGATGCGCTGCGCGACATCGGCCGCCCCCGGGTGGTGCAACTGGCCGTCCTGGTGGATCGCGGCCACCGCGAACTGCCCATCCGTGCCGATTACGTCGGCAAGAACGTGCCCACCTCGCGCAGTGAGAACGTCAAGGTCCAGCTGGTCGAACACGACGGGCTCGACGGAGTGCGCATCGCCCCCTACGGAGGTCCCACGCGGTGA
- a CDS encoding aspartate carbamoyltransferase catalytic subunit, whose translation MKHLLTAADLTRDDALAILDNADRFRQALLGREVKKLPTLRGRTIITMFYENSTRTRVSFEVAGKWMSADVINVSASGSSVSKGESLRDTALTLRAAGADALIIRHPASGAPQQLAAWTRDEHGGPSIINAGDGTHEHPTQALLDALTIRQRLGSVEGKRVVIVGDVLHSRVARSNVHLLATLGAEVVLVAPPTLLPVGVSGWPVTVSHDLDAELPAADAVLMLRVQAERMNGGFFPTTREYSVLYGLSDKRQALLPEHAVVLHPGPMLRGMEIGFSVADSPQSAVLQQVSNGVHVRMAVLFHLLVGTEQEAISA comes from the coding sequence GTGAAACACCTGCTGACCGCAGCCGATCTGACGCGCGATGACGCGCTGGCCATTCTCGACAACGCCGACCGGTTCCGGCAGGCACTGCTGGGCCGCGAGGTCAAGAAGCTGCCCACCCTGCGCGGGCGCACCATCATCACCATGTTCTACGAGAACTCCACCCGAACCCGGGTGTCGTTCGAGGTGGCGGGCAAGTGGATGAGCGCCGACGTCATCAATGTCAGCGCATCGGGATCGTCTGTCTCCAAGGGGGAGTCGCTGCGCGACACCGCCCTGACGCTGCGCGCTGCGGGCGCCGACGCGCTCATCATCCGGCACCCCGCCTCCGGCGCGCCGCAGCAACTGGCGGCCTGGACCCGCGACGAGCACGGTGGCCCGTCCATCATCAACGCCGGCGACGGCACCCACGAGCACCCGACGCAGGCACTGCTGGACGCCCTGACCATCCGCCAGCGGCTGGGCTCGGTGGAGGGCAAGCGCGTGGTGATCGTCGGTGACGTGCTGCACAGCCGGGTGGCCCGCTCCAATGTCCATCTGCTGGCCACCCTGGGCGCCGAGGTGGTGCTGGTGGCCCCGCCGACCCTGCTGCCGGTCGGGGTGTCGGGCTGGCCGGTGACGGTCTCCCACGACCTGGATGCCGAACTGCCCGCCGCCGACGCCGTGCTGATGCTGCGGGTGCAGGCCGAGCGGATGAACGGCGGCTTCTTCCCGACCACGCGCGAGTACTCGGTGCTCTACGGGCTGTCGGACAAACGTCAGGCACTGCTGCCCGAGCATGCGGTGGTGCTGCACCCGGGGCCGATGCTGCGCGGTATGGAGATCGGGTTCTCGGTGGCCGACTCGCCGCAATCGGCAGTGTTGCAACAGGTTTCCAACGGTGTGCATGTGCGGATGGCGGTGCTGTTCCATCTGCTGGTCGGGACTGAACAGGAGGCGATCAGCGCGTGA